ATGGTTCCAGCTGTAAATAATGAACTCATTGCTACTCCTGCCAAAATCATTGCCTCGGGTGTTAAGCCCCTCAACTTTGCAAGTAGTAAAATTACAACAACTCCAATTAAAGCCCCTAAGAATGCAAAAACTGTTATCATGTATGGGTTGTTTATAAATATCCTTCCAGTACTCTCTGCTCCTCCAAAACCGAGTAATATTATTGCAAGTGCAGCACCAAACATCGCTCCATGAGAAATTCCCATTGTAAATGGACTTGCTAATGGATTTCTTAAAATGCACTGCATAACTGCCCCAGAAACAGCCAAAGACATTCCAGCAATTATTGCGGCGAATATCCTTGGTAATCTTATATTCCAAATAACCAAATTTATATTTCCTGTTTCATAACCCATTAAGACATTGACAACTTGATTAACTGTTAATTTGTAATCTCCGACACATAATGCATAGATTGCACTTAAAAACAGCACTATTAACAAGATGAACCCAAAAGTTATTTTCTTCTTTGTATATGCCTTATACTTTTGTGGAATGTCCATAGTATCACATTTTAAATTCAACTTTTTTAACATTTTATCACCTTTATGCTAAATATTAACTAACAATACAATAATATTATTAAATATAAAGTTTTTGGTAAAAATTATTAAGAAATATTATAAAAAATAAAAAAGATAAAACTTAAATTTAAAAACGCTCAACTATCATTTTTCTAAGTTTTTTATAGCTGTGTTTATGTTCATGTTTTTCTTTTAAATGCTTCTCAACCCAATCTGGAAGTTTTATTTCTTCATTAGGCATATCAAACTTAGGGATATATGGTTTGATATCAATTACTGGCGTTCCATCCATTGCATCAATTTTGCTTATTGTTATTTCATTACCATCAATCTTCAAAATCTTTACAACATACAAACCAATAGGATTTGGTCTTGCTGGAAATCGAGTGGCAAATACTCCTAAAACCGGAATATCATCATGATGTGGTTTAATCTTTATTACCCTCCTATCCTCTTCCAAAACCTTATTAAGATAATATATAACAACAATATGACTGTATTTTTCAAGATGCTCCAAACCCTCTTTCAATTTCTCATCTAATATTATTTTTGATGTGTTATTATCAATATTTTTAATGATTCCAATAGAATATACGGTAGTTCCCATCAAATAGATAAATATATAACTATATGATTATAGATTACTACAAAAAAATAGTTGGAGGTAATAACATCGTAGATAAATCTAAAATTCCGAGAATTAAGCGTTTAATAAATCTTATGCGAGCTAAGTTTTACCTAATAGTCGTCAAATACAAATCGCCATACACACGCAGAGAGAAAATATCTCTCTTAGACTTAATAATCTTTTCGGTTCTTTGTATGATATACTTTTCGGGAGTTTATAAGAGGGGTTATGAAATACTAATCGAATATTTAGGACTATTTACAAAAATTAATGTTGATATCCATAAATCCTGCAAATCAGCATGATTTGGACATTCTAAAAGAAAATTTTAGAGGGTTTGTTCGGGAATTTATGAACTGCAGTATAATCGGAGACAAAGGATATATAGATAAGGGCTTCGAAAACTTATTAAGGCAGGGGAAAGTTTATTTCGAAGCGATAAAAAGAAATTAGGCAAACTCTTCGAGTTTGCTACTCGCTTGCTACCGCAAGCGAAAACATGATTAAATCGTTTATAGAGAGAACAAAGTATAAAATATTGAATAAGTTGAGAAAAAGCATTGAGACCAACTTCTCAAAGTTAGTTGCGATGTTTTCTA
This is a stretch of genomic DNA from Methanotorris formicicus Mc-S-70. It encodes these proteins:
- a CDS encoding FecCD family ABC transporter permease — encoded protein: MDIPQKYKAYTKKKITFGFILLIVLFLSAIYALCVGDYKLTVNQVVNVLMGYETGNINLVIWNIRLPRIFAAIIAGMSLAVSGAVMQCILRNPLASPFTMGISHGAMFGAALAIILLGFGGAESTGRIFINNPYMITVFAFLGALIGVVVILLLAKLRGLTPEAMILAGVAMSSLFTAGTMLIQYFADDLQLAAMVYWTFGDLGRPLWTEIYIMTAIMIPALIYFIYKRWDYNALEAGEEAAKSLGVNTERTRLIGMLIASLLTSVNVAFLGIIGFVGLICPHIVRICIGGDYRFLIPISALFGSVLLLIADTFARTIIAPIVLPVGILTSFLGAPMFLYLLLKMYKK
- the tsaA gene encoding tRNA (N6-threonylcarbamoyladenosine(37)-N6)-methyltransferase TrmO, whose protein sequence is MGTTVYSIGIIKNIDNNTSKIILDEKLKEGLEHLEKYSHIVVIYYLNKVLEEDRRVIKIKPHHDDIPVLGVFATRFPARPNPIGLYVVKILKIDGNEITISKIDAMDGTPVIDIKPYIPKFDMPNEEIKLPDWVEKHLKEKHEHKHSYKKLRKMIVERF